The DNA window ATAACCTGACAGATTTACCTGACTGTATAACACCTGTAGTACTTTGGTCACTAGTTCCCCCACCCTTCATTAATAACCTGACAGATTTACCTGACTGTATAACACCTGTAGTACTTTGGTCACTGGTTCCCCCACCCTCCATTAATAACCTGACAGATTTACCTGACTGTATAACACCTGTAGGACTTTGGTCACTGGTTCCCCCACCCTCCATTAATAACCTGACAGATTTACCTGACTGTATAACACCTGTAGGACTTTGGTCACTGTTTCCCCCACCCTCCATTAATAACCTGACAGATTTACCTGACTGTATAACACCTGTAGGACTTTGGTCACTGTTTCCCCCACCCTTCATTAATAACCTGACAGATTTACCTGACTGTATAACACCTGTAGGACTTTGGTCACTGGTTCCCCCACCCTCCATTAATAACCTGACAGATTTACCTGTCTGTATAACACCTGTAAGACTTTGGTCACTGGTTCCCCCACCCTCCATTAATAACCTGACAGATTTACCTGACTGTATAACACCTGTAGGACTTTGGTCACTGGTTCCCCCACCCTCCATTAATAACCTGACAGATTTACCTGACTGTATAACACCTGTAGGACTTTGGTCACTGGTTCCCCCACCCTCCATTAATAACCTGACAGTATAACACCTATAGGACTTTGGTCACCGGTCCCCCCACCCTCCAATAATAACCTGACAGATTTACCTGACTGGAGAACACCTGTAGTACTTTGGTCACCtatcccccccccacccttcattAATAACCTGACAGATTTACCTGACTGTATAACACCTGTAGGACTTTGGTCACTGGTTCCCCCACCCTCCATTAATAACCTGACAGATTTACCTGACTGGAGAACACCTGTAGTACTTTGGTAACTTCTTCCCCCTCCTCCTTGACCAGGAACTGCAGCATTAGAACGGCCATCCTGTTCTCCTCCTCTTCGTTCGTGTCCAGCGCCCATGACAACTCCTCGTAGGGAACGGCTAACATTGGGTCCTACAAACCAAGAGTTGACTTCCAAGTGTGATGGACTCCTAATGTTCTTGTtacattattttgattattgaacttcaattacatgtagatttgtaagttactgcaaaaaaaaactttttattcagGGCAACTTGATTCTACAAAGATTTGCTATAAAATACAGCTGTCCCAAATAAAAGCTTGATATTGATTATCGTAAACTAATTGTACATTGAGTTTCCAATATCATAATGTCAAAATGATATACAGATGATCCGCTTTTGCTATGACTGAAACTGAAACATTACtgtttttccaaaaacatttACAATGTGGGTTAACAAATGTTAGTGATTGAGATGTACAAAACTTGATATGTGACCCCTCTTGAGATGAAAATATTATCCTCTTCTCATCTTCATGCAGGACAATATTTTGTCTATTATGGTTTCAAATAATCAGTTGCCCACAACCAAAACTGAGGGTCCCTTGTCAATATTTGTGTATAATTTATAGCTAAAATGTCACCAGGACCTTGTGTAGCAATCTACAATAATTTagtgattttaattaaattgacaGTTATCACTTGTACGGCAAATCCTACAGGTACCTACCTCCCTCAGCTGGTCAATGATACAGATCCCATCTGTGTTCAGGGTTAGAGTCAGGGTTAGATTTACAGGTACCTACCTCCCTCAGCTGGTCAATGATACAGATCCCGTCTGTGTTCAGGGTTAGAGTTAGGGTTAGATTTACAGGTACCTACCTCCCTCAGCTGGTCAATGATACAGATCCCGTCTGTGTTCAGGGTTAGAGTCAGGGTTAGATTTACAGGTACCTACCTCTCTCAGCTGGTCAATGATACAGATCCCGTCTGTGTTCAGGGTTAGAGTTAGGGTTAGATTTACAGGTACCTACCTCCCTCAGCTGGTCAATGATACAGATCCCATCTGTGTTCAGGGTTAGAGTCAGGGTTAGATTTACAGGTACCTACCTCCCTCAGCTGGTCAATGACACAGATCCCGTCTGTGTTCAGGGTTAGAGTTAGGGTTAGATTTACAGGTAACTACCTCCCTCAGCTGGTCAATGATACAGATCCCGTCTGTGTTCAGGGTAAGAGTCAAGGTTAGATTTACAGGTACCTACCTCCCTCAGCTGGTCAATGATACAGATCCCGTCTGTGTTCAGGGTTAGAGTCAGGGTTAGATTTACAGGTACCTACCTCTCTCAGCTGGTCAATGATACAGATCCCGTCTGTGTTCAGGGCCACCAATACTTCCATGTCCTTCTCTACCCCCGGCAGGTGACCTTTAATCTTCCCCACCTGTTTCTGAATTTTACCTTCAAAGAATGCACTCCTACAAAAATGATAGCAAAGAAACTGCTTTAAACATGTACATCCATGAAAGCATCTATACCTAGTGGCCCCCTTTTATACAGTAGAAGATAAGGGTCTGGTCTCTCTTGGTCAAAGCATTCAATAAGTTGAGCTTTAGCAAAGTAAAAAGGGTTGTATCAGTGAATCATTGAAGGGTTGAATCagtgattcattttgaaaattgtctttATGGGTCCAGAGGACCCCTCTTAATCATAACTATGAGTTCAAAGGCGAAAACAATGAGTCCATAATTTACTCCACAAAGAACATTATAAAACAAGCTACATCTATTTCACCTAAAAAACACCTAAATGACCATACTAAAAGACCGGCTTATTGCTATCACTGGGACCCTTCCAAGTTTTCTCTGTTTCTTTATCACCACAATCATGAGTGTCCCTTTTAGCGTGAAcctcttgtttttattaatgTCGGATTAATTGCCACTTGTCTCTTTTTTTATAAACCCTGGTTCGGGTGTaatattatctttttatttattatatttcgtGGTATTGTGATAAACATCAATACCCCCCTCTTTGTAATGTCGTGTCGTTGAATCTCATTGGTTAATGCACTAAGTGTTGACAATAATGTGTCCTCTTttgtagtgtttttttttattaggaaCATTTCGGGCATCTACTTAGTAGCTTAAGAAAAGATTGAATTTATAAATTTCTTCGCAAGAAaaatgtgtatgtgtatttcaAAATGTATTGCGTCCTTTGGGAAGTACATATAATCGTGTCCTAAGCGAAATTTGTCCGTATTTTTACACAGGACACACATCAAAATGAATTATCACtgatacaaattttcataatttctttagTTGCAAGTACAATTGATGTTGAATCAGTAGAATTCCTGGTGGCTCCATTTTCTTGGATTTTATGCCGGGGAACCTCTCATCCACTAATTAACCTCCACACAAAATTAGAAAACCTAATTTGACTTGAATATAATCAAACAATTTAGGACAAAAAATTAAGTCCCTAaaaaacgttgaaaaattggCAACCCATAAAAACTATCCCCTACAAACTCTAATCGTTCCAGAGGATGTAAATACTGTAGAGTCTTGTGTTTAGCACGCACATGTGTATAATATGCACCCCCAAAACTTGGGTGTAGAATTCTGGAATAAAAACCCAGCTGTTCCTGTgtataacacacacacacataaaacaaagaaacttttaattgagatttttgttaaaatcatcCATGTGCATGGTTTGATAATGTTTCTTAAGCACTCAAAAGTAATTATGTCTGCAGATCATACCCAAAACAACATCAATAGTAATGACCTAATTAATAATTAGTCCAATATGCATCCCCCACTTTTGATccaattttggctgaaaaaagtTTGTGTTATGCCTGAGACTTTACAGTATCTGTTGTATTATGTAAGAGGACTTACCCATAGAAGGCATACTGCCAACACACCTCTAGATACGTCCTGTAAAGGGCGGGCAGAGCTTGCTTTATGTCTTTGTCCTTGTAAGCCCCGCTGATCTGGCGGTGGGCTCGCTCAACTCGGACCTCCAAAGGTTCCACTCCATCATTTTTACCGAATTTAAAAAACTTTGTGCTTTTTGGCTTTCGCATGAACTCTGGATAAAATTTGTGAAGTTCTTCTCTGTTacaaaaaaaatagcaaaataacATCATAAACTATCTTATaaactgcagttttttttaaaaccaattttaACTGAATTTGTTTAACTCATTCGTTTTGTTGATTGTATCTAAAAACACAAATCAGAATTAAGAGGACTGATTTTTTGAAATACAGAAATTAAAATTCCAATTTCATCCGCTTGGCAGCACGTACTTGTAATGGTCCCGAGTGTGTGTGTTCGCGTTATAATGCTCCAGATGGATCAATGCCTGGATGCCAGCCAGCTGGTCGTATTCCTCCGGTTGTACAACATACCGTCCCTCAATTACATTAAATTTAGCCTCGTGGTACAGCAAACTCAACATCACTTCGTGGCATATCTTGAAAGTCAAATCCAAAAATTAACATAACTTCTTTAAAAGTTCTTTCACACAAATCTTGaaacaaatatcataaataaatttcattgataGACAAGTTAGACTTACATTCATTTCTTCTTCCAAAGTCAGAAATACATTTCTCTGAAACATTACAACAGGTTCATCTACaaagaaaacacatttttttaaatttgtctaTGTTTTATATCCCTACAAAAaactaacaccctgtatccttcatatttcaaatcaaaaccTCACCTCTAGAAATTTCATCTGGTTTGGAGTCTGTGTAGAGCACACAGAATTCATCCCACATCTGGGCAAACTGGAAGGGTTTGTGGCTCTTTTTCAATCTTAATTCTACAGGAATAAGAACAAGTCTTCATCAATAATGCACATGATTACTTTTTCCATTATCCATTTATGATATTCACAGTAcgaaattcaattaaaatagaATATAAGGTAAAAGATAATTTGTGAATTGGATGTTATGGTAGTAACTTGATGATATTCAATAAAGATCAATCTAGACAGATACTCAAGTATCAACGAAGGATGATTCTTGGAACAAGTCTTACCCAGAAGAGGAGAGACGAGCCAGATGGAGAAAACGTTATCACAGTCCTGGGGCAGATTCCTCTCCTTAACAACCACCTCAAACAAGTCTTCTGCGGTAGCTTCGTGACCGGCACACTCCAGGGTGACATGAATTCCAACCCTGTCCCTCATCCAAATCACAACCTCCACAGCTGTAAATTAAAACAAGTCAGGGAGTTCTCTATTAGTATGTACAGTTAATGTGTACATTGTCGAATATTGTAATGGTTGAGTTTATTCTGCACTCgctgcatcttcgctagccaagatTCTGATATGatgagaataaaaaaatgaattcttgGCTAATGAAGGTGCATCCACTGATAATTTCCAGTTTAGGATTTCAATCTTTAcgttaatgatttaatattcaataaaatattcctGGTACGTACAGTCATCTGTTGCATCGTCTTGCAGCTGATGCTTTTGCACCAGTCGCCTGGTCTCTTCATCCATGGAGTCTCCCATGTCCATTTTTTGTAAAGACTAAAACACACAGTACAGGAGCaattagtaatacatgtacttataaagtGGACATCATAGATTATGTTAAAATATACACCGTGTTTAATGCCAATAATAATGAAGACTCAACATtagttttttacaaaaattttaatcattcaGACATCTTATTGGCCACATGCCTATCACTTTATAACTATTCTGTAATGCCGTAGGTATCATTGACCGATTGAGacacatataatttatatctgTGAATATCAACTAGGTGTCTCAAATCCTGTGAAATTTCTTAGTGCATCAATTCTGTTGCTATACTGTTATTTATTTCTTGCCAAATATATGATTGGTAATATCATTTCCTTCCTTATGtgtaaaaaatactaaattctacCGACttgtttttagtgggggccatctaataatattaaaatgcaccaagtTTTGCTACCGGTATATATTTAAAGCATTACGAATAAAGATTGGTAAAATggatttattcaaaaaataagaaaaatgtcccCAAGGATAGCATAATTCTGTGTACAATATTTTAACGGTGTACaatttactttttctttcatgttatttcttataatgtactcctacaaagcttcattttatcactACATCATTAAAGCgcaatgctcccctaccgcacaacagaaaaatcgtttaaaaaacaaaaattttcttataaaatctaaatatttttatctttattttgtttattgtgttcaattttataaatgacatCGTAAAAATTTACTAAGAATATCAATCCACTGTATTATACTAGAATGctcaaaaacatgcgcaatgaaaactTAAGTCTGCCTCcttaaattgttatttattactattaatatatatatatattatatatgtgttatttttgtatgtatttttcagTAACCTGCATGTCATTCTccaaaattaatacaaattatTCTGTAAACATTTGAGTTTGTACACAAGAGACAAGATTTGTAAGGACTGGCCGTCCATTTTTGcctttatttttgtattgttcaCCATTATAAATGCTATAATAAGACATATGTCTTTTGCAATAAAGAAATTGAGTGTGAAAAGTACTTTTTTGGATTACTTGtttctgacaaaaatagtgTACACTCCACAGATTGAAGACTAAAGTGTCagttttgtaaattgtgcaatgcTCATAAAGACATTTGAAATATTATGAAACCATTATGAACATGCGGTAAAACatcaacaaattaataaattttaaaccctttttcatgttttaaatgtttgttaattGAGAATGAATGTTAGTTTGCCCTTAAAGGTGTTCGCCCATTACACCGTTTGCCCTAGTTTTTGTTCGTCCTAGATCCGTTTGCCCAAGGTCCATTCGCCttataatttatcatttaaaaagtaaaagagaatttgaaataaagatttttatcttaaaatggCGATGTGGATTATAAATGAGGTTTAGGTGAAGCAAACAAGGTTTAGGGCAAACGAGAATTAGGGGCGAACGATAATTAGAGCGAACGAACTCAGGCAAACAAGTAGATAGGGCGAACGAACCCTATACCGTTAATTGAGTTGCAATGTATTGCGATACAGTGTATGTATTGTATTGCATCTCAGTATGTATTGTGATTTGTACTGAATCATTAAGTACACTATTATCCCAGCCCTAGGGTTGGCACAGCACCAAATGTAATGGGATAGAGGAAATAGAGACAGCCCATTGAGCTACCCGGCCCGGTATTGGAATCTGACAGCGTTACAGAATGACTTTGATATGGGACAATGATTTGCATGAACAGTATGGTCTAGATAACAggaatttaacatattttgcacattgattacattttagAAAACACAGTAACATGGTAACAAGTTTCTCTTTAGTGTTTACACTAAACTAGTAAACTGCATTGTTTGCTTAGCGTAGGCGTCACAGGCGTTTGTTTCATACAGGAGGTCTATTATAGATAACTATACACAGTTATTGTGTATAGTTAATAGACCTCCTATATGAAACAAGCGCATGTGTATAGgcctaataaaaaaaagttacataggttaaaaatgtttgttttgtttctcaCCCGACCGCTACTTCCTGCCATATTGAGTGTCTAATTTTAAAACCGGAAGCGCTATATAGTTCCGcattgcagagagagagagagagatttatttcgcagacacgtagcatcgttttttgaaagtgggggggggggggtcagactcaccccccccaaaaaaaaagagcccggggggggggggggggggaggttacTTTCCAAtatcctgaaaatcctaatgGTGTGGGGGTGGGGGCAGAGGCAGGAATACTTTTCACTACttcaatttcattgtttatttccttcttttcaattaaatttttacatggtcacacaaatggtggggggggggggcaactccatgttgaTTCAAATGAAGTTTTTGTATTTTGCTGTTTTGTTTCTCACCCGACCGCTACTTCCTGCCATATTGAGTGTCTAATTTTAAAACCGGAAGCGCTATATAGTTCCGcattgcagagagagagagagagatttatttcgcagacacgtagcatcgttttttgaaagtggggggggggggggtcagactcacccccccccaaaaaaaaagagcccgggggggggggggaggttacTTTCCAAtatcctgaaaatcctaatgGTGTGGGGGTGGGGGCAGAGGCAGGAATACTTTTCACTACttcaatttcattgtttatttccttcttttcaattaaatttttacatggtcacacaaatggtgggggggggggggcaactccatgttgaTTCAAATGAAGTTTTTGTATTTTGCTgtgcctgccccccccccccccccccccccccccccgacatgACAACATTATGAACAGGAAGGAAGCCTATCACATATATAGCCCTTTGTCTGCCTGGATTCAGATTGATGTCAGGACCAAAATTCagaaaaaacacaaatatattattaaaattatttattcaatgtCATAAGCTATAACCCATTTGAGTTGCAGAAAGGTCATGCAGGCATCAAAAGGGAAAAAGGGAATATCCTTTTTTCAAGGGAAACTATTTGCTAGTGCTTCTTTTACTGGTACCCATTcaacatgttaaacaacatttatttgtaaaacCTCTCTAATTTAtccaaaattttaaatggtCCATATCATTTTCCAAAATCATATAAATCCATAATCTCTTACTTGTTTGTGAGCTATGAGAGCGATATTACAGCAGGACCCTTAACTTGAGTATTTATTCGTTCTAACCACGTAAATTTCatcaaacaaattataaatgagTAACATTCCATTTTGTATCAAAGTACCAGTATATATGGTCGTAACCGATTCATTTAAACAACATAATTTTTAGGAAGAAGTGgttgctatattttttttttttacagttttagcCTCCTAGTTTTGTTTGCCAATGTTTGGTGGGCAGTGAAACAAATCAATTAAGGGCCAATCAGTTAATGATCTCCTATCAGCAAGATTCTAACAATAATGTATTTACTGTAATTGTGATAACTATTACTTATGTACAGTactctttacaaaaaaaataataaatggtagtatattacatgtataaaccatGGCTCATAATTTGACACCAACTGACTCGGTCTCATAAACAACACAcgacaaaaattcaaatgatcttgcattattacaaaactagCACACATTTTTCTTCTCTAAGAAATATGTCAGTCCCTCCTGGCGGCAGAAATGCTCCAAATTCAAAGTGAAATTCAGGAATTATTTGcatcagccatgttttgacttaAACCTTCAGGGAATTAATGTTTGACATCTGCATTGTAGATGAACACTGAACAATCAGCTGTTACATgcacaaaatttatatttaactttctaaaaaaaatcccatatTTCAAAGCCATCTCCGCTGTATTTGAATTCTGCAGCaaaaaacaagtaaaaattTGATTCACAACAAGATGTTTATATAAATCATACAAATTTATATAAAGAGTCAATCAAAAACACATTAATAAAATTCTCAGCAACATTTCATGGCTCATGTTGcacaagaaaaaaacaaattgttcaTGAGCGTTGAGGATGAAgatgaataatatatatataagatgtAGGTTTATGTAAGGTCACCGAGGAGACAACATTTGAATGTAGTCCAAGAAATTGTCTTTGGAGATCTTTTTGGGGTTGGCTGAGAATGCCTGATTTGGATGGATTTTCACTCCTTCCTCAAACTTCCATAAATAGCTTGATTTCTTGCAGTCACTGAAAATACCAATAAAAGTTTATCAGAAAATGTCAAGGGATCAGATAAtattattattgtaaaaaaatgttgatcGTACAATGGCAAGTGAGTAATGTGTAAGAGCTTTGTAAACATCTATGATTTTTATTACTCAACTAACCTGCAGTTTGCCATACTGTTTAAAGGACAGCTAAACGTTGATTCTTTTGTAAGTGTGTTGTAAAAGTACTTTTGATTGGCTGATTTGCTAAGCGCCATAGTCCAGGGatctaaaaaataagcaaaaaataagaaaaaacaaaaccagTACAGTGAAGCCAAGTTATTTATTTGACTAAGTAAAAGTGATAATATCATTAAAGAAAGTTAATATCTTTCAAAAGATGTAAGCTATAGAAAACATTGTGTACCTTTGACAATTTTCACGATACAGAGACCAGAAGGCAGGAAGCATCGTCCGTCGTCACGGTCCGGGGGGCAGTAGCACAGACGGGGATTACTGGAGCCCTTCACTCGCCGGAACTCTAACCTGTCACAACAATAAAGACATATCACGTCCCAGGCAATAACTGTCATAGAATAACAAAATCACTGTACTGACTTCATAAACAGGGTCGTCTCTATGACCCGGGGGCGGGGAATTCCCCCGCCTATGATGAcataattacccggctattattgcttttcaaacacaatctagctataagctaACCTCCTTGACCCCCTtctatttttttgtttcttccTCCTACTTCAAATTTAAGTAACAACTCTGATGAATCTTGTCATAGGATTGGAAgaacaatcaaattttttaaaaaatcatttaatcaaaatatgtgGCGTATCAATAGgattttgatattattattttcaccattttgTGCATTTCCATTTAATCTAGATTTCAGCTTTACTGCCAAACATTTTACAGAGATTACTCCCTATATATATTATTTGCCATCCTTTCATGGaataatgatttgaacaaactttaagcTACACTACATGGAAATGCTTCCCCATacatggtttttgagaagatttcttcagatttttaaactttatatgttcctaaatgaatgtaaaatttgacaacccggattatgatttgaacaaacttaagtctacattatctgaggatgaaTCATTTTTGGTTTcaacttttctggccaaatagtttttgaaaagattttaaagattatacctttaattcatatgaaaaaaattgacccCCCTCtcctattgtggccccaaccaaccctggggatcatgatttgaacaaacatgaacCTACAATAGATGAAGAAGACAATTTTTCTGTCCAAATGGTTTTTAAGATTAGAGATTTTCCccatgtattcctatgtaaaatttgaccccTCCATTCATTGTGGCTCCATCTGACTTCCAGAGatattgatttgaacaaacttgatattaagctacctgagaatgcttccatgcACATATGTATCAATTTATAGGCTGATGGCATCtgagaaaaatttttttttgaaaacgtcattaaattttcattagttCCTAATTATTTATATCCCCTTTACTCAGTAAGGCGttgcccttcatttgaacaaacttgaattcccttGGCCTGGgcatgctttgtgccaagtttagcTGAAATTGTCcctgtggttcttgagaagaagacgGACATGTTTACGACGACGACTCCAACATCAGACATGGACAAGTTGTGATCAGAAAGCTCACTCAAGTGttcggctcaggtgagctacTAGTGACCGGCCTAACCTGTCAAACAGCTGATGGACCTCCTCCAGCCTGTAGATGTATGGGATGTGGATCTTGGTCAGATCGTTGCGAGTATGTTTGGTGATGCACCGCACAAACTTCTTCAGCCGCTCAATTCTACAGAAATTATTAGATGGTCATTATAATCACAGAACAGTTACATacatgattttttaatgattgttttaatgaaCTTAGATTAATCAAGTTCACAGACAGCAGAAATCAAACTTATTAACTCTGTTAACCTTTTTACTCACAAAGAATTTACAATATTAACTAAAGTGGAATCTTTCTCTGGGTTAGTGTTCATGTACAGTATTAAGCAAAAGATAAATAGAGTAAGCAAACTTTAAGAAAGAAAATCAATAATCAATGagaaatgaattgtttgaaattagtttcttaattaaaagaaagataaattgagtacaaatttgtttaaattaatcttTTAATCTCATGCATCAAATTCAGTTGACCAGACCCCTTGTCATATTAAAGTTGTAGACTTGCCTGTCGCTGAAGGCGTAACTACGGACATCTTTGCCATACAGGAAGAGAGCGTCTAGAGCATGCAAGATCGTCACCCTCCGCTGGCCTGTCCCCtgggggagagagagaaaagccAGGGTAGTAGCATGCTGTGTCTTCAAAAAGGTCACAGGGGGTGACATATGTATACCCCTGTGTTTGTTTATCAATCAGAAGAAATTAAAAGAAGATTAAAATCAGCATCAGCATCAGTGATGTAACAAGACTGGTCAATACACAGTActgagaatgaaaaaaaaagtaagtcaaaataaaaaatctgaccaacccaatttttttttctcacatgaATGTAATGTTGAAATATCTCATTATATTTTCAGGCTTTACGTGAAAAACATAAACTCTGAAATACCTCGCCTTTCATCTCCTGAACGATCTCCACCTCAATCAGTGTGTCTGTCGGTAGTTCGATTCGTATCTCATCCAACTTCCTCCACCGCGATTGAGGATTTCCATCCCATTTAAATACATGCGACCTCTGAAATTAACATTAGTTTTTAACAAGAAATAGCAGTGGTAGAAGTGATAGCAAACAATGAAAGCTGCATACCCCACAGCCGAGTAGGTACCAGCGCTTCCGTTCTTGGTTCCCCACCACATAACATCGGTAATTGTACGGAGTTTTGATATTGGAGAGCGTATCTGGGCTGAGATCCTCTATGTCATGGGAAATAAAATCCACATCACTCCCCTGTAACCCAAAAATC is part of the Crassostrea angulata isolate pt1a10 chromosome 3, ASM2561291v2, whole genome shotgun sequence genome and encodes:
- the LOC128177434 gene encoding FERM domain-containing protein 8-like, encoding MAGSSGRSLQKMDMGDSMDEETRRLVQKHQLQDDATDDSVEVVIWMRDRVGIHVTLECAGHEATAEDLFEVVVKERNLPQDCDNVFSIWLVSPLLELRLKKSHKPFQFAQMWDEFCVLYTDSKPDEISRDEPVVMFQRNVFLTLEEEMNICHEVMLSLLYHEAKFNVIEGRYVVQPEEYDQLAGIQALIHLEHYNANTHTRDHYKEELHKFYPEFMRKPKSTKFFKFGKNDGVEPLEVRVERAHRQISGAYKDKDIKQALPALYRTYLEVCWQYAFYGSAFFEGKIQKQVGKIKGHLPGVEKDMEVLVALNTDGICIIDQLREDPMLAVPYEELSWALDTNEEEENRMAVLMLQFLVKEEGEEVTKVLQVFSSQAKMMDALIESCVKRKHQQRDQSARDGISVPDGAGKKFRNERFCSKITNKLEKMTLSTYSLKGDKIPMRDSN